In the genome of Photobacterium sp. TY1-4, one region contains:
- the hemE gene encoding uroporphyrinogen decarboxylase, with product MSELKNDRYLRALLKQSVDCTPVWMMRQAGRYLPEYRATRSVAGDFMSLCKNAELASEVTLQPLRRFPLDAAILFSDILTIPDAMGLGLYFEAGEGPKFERPITCKADVDKIGLPDPEGELQYVMNAVRQIRKDLQGEVPLIGFSGSPWTLATYMVEGGSSKAFTKIKKMMYAEPATLHALLDKLADSVIEYLNAQIKAGAQSVMVFDTWGGVLTPRDYNEFSLRYMHKIVDGLIRENDGRRVPVTLFTKNGGMWLEQIAATGCDAVGLDWTINIADAKRRVGDKVALQGNMDPSMLYAQPERIRQEVATILEGFGHGGTGHVFNLGHGIHLDVPPENAGVFVEAVHELSKPYHK from the coding sequence ATGAGCGAATTAAAGAATGACCGCTACCTACGTGCGCTGCTGAAGCAGTCGGTCGATTGCACACCGGTATGGATGATGCGCCAGGCAGGCCGTTATCTGCCAGAATACCGTGCAACCCGAAGTGTGGCCGGCGACTTTATGTCCCTCTGCAAAAATGCTGAGCTGGCCAGTGAAGTCACGCTACAGCCGCTGCGCCGTTTTCCGCTGGATGCTGCCATTCTGTTTTCAGATATCCTGACCATTCCGGATGCCATGGGCCTGGGACTGTACTTCGAAGCCGGTGAAGGTCCGAAGTTTGAGCGTCCGATCACTTGTAAAGCGGATGTCGACAAGATTGGCCTGCCGGATCCGGAAGGCGAGCTGCAGTATGTGATGAATGCCGTGCGCCAGATCCGCAAAGATCTGCAAGGCGAAGTACCGCTGATCGGTTTTTCGGGAAGCCCATGGACGCTGGCGACCTACATGGTCGAAGGTGGCAGCTCGAAAGCGTTCACCAAAATCAAGAAGATGATGTACGCTGAGCCGGCGACGCTGCATGCCCTGCTGGATAAGCTGGCTGATAGCGTCATCGAGTACCTGAATGCCCAGATCAAGGCCGGTGCCCAGTCGGTGATGGTATTTGATACCTGGGGCGGCGTGCTGACCCCGCGTGATTACAACGAGTTTTCCCTGCGCTACATGCACAAGATTGTCGACGGTCTGATCCGTGAAAACGACGGTCGCCGTGTCCCGGTCACCCTGTTTACCAAGAACGGCGGCATGTGGCTGGAGCAGATCGCAGCGACGGGTTGTGATGCGGTGGGCCTGGACTGGACCATCAATATCGCGGATGCCAAGCGTCGTGTCGGCGACAAAGTGGCGCTGCAGGGCAACATGGATCCATCCATGCTGTACGCCCAGCCTGAGCGCATTCGCCAGGAAGTGGCGACGATCCTGGAAGGCTTCGGCCATGGCGGTACCGGCCATGTGTTCAACCTGGGCCACGGGATCCACCTGGACGTGCCGCCGGAAAATGCCGGGGTCTTTGTTGAGGCGGTCCACGAGTTGTCCAAGCCGTACCACAAATAA
- a CDS encoding CNNM domain-containing protein: MILLTIYVAIAIGVSFICSVLEAVLLSISPSYIGTLRQQGHPSAARLAALKDNIDRPLASILTLNTIAHTIGAATAGAQAAVVFGSQWLGVFSGVLTIGILLFSEIIPKTIGATYWRQLAPASASVLRWMVWALTPFVWVSEQITRRLSHGHQPPKLRDELSAMAMLAKESGELAEGESKILANLLQFREVNITKIMTPRPVLFRVEAEQPINEFLSQHKDSPFSRPLVYSEQKDNILGFVHRLELFAESQAGRGNNELGTLMRPLPVVLNTVSVPKAFEQLMKERSQLVLVVDEYGTVQGLVTMEDIFEHLVGEEIVDEADKNTDMQQLAFQRWERWKKLHGVIESKDDEA; encoded by the coding sequence ATGATACTCCTAACGATTTACGTCGCGATTGCGATTGGTGTTTCGTTCATTTGTTCGGTTCTTGAAGCCGTTCTGCTCAGCATTTCGCCGAGCTACATCGGGACCCTGCGTCAGCAAGGCCACCCGTCGGCCGCCCGTCTGGCAGCCCTGAAAGATAATATCGATCGCCCCCTGGCCTCGATCCTCACACTCAATACCATTGCCCATACCATCGGGGCAGCGACGGCCGGTGCACAAGCCGCTGTGGTATTCGGCAGTCAGTGGCTCGGTGTGTTCTCCGGCGTGTTAACAATTGGTATCCTGCTGTTCTCCGAAATCATCCCGAAAACCATCGGGGCCACCTACTGGCGCCAACTGGCTCCGGCGTCTGCCAGTGTCCTGCGCTGGATGGTCTGGGCGCTGACGCCATTTGTCTGGGTTTCCGAGCAAATCACCCGCCGCCTGTCGCATGGCCACCAGCCACCGAAGCTGCGTGACGAGTTGTCTGCGATGGCGATGCTGGCCAAGGAATCCGGTGAGCTGGCCGAAGGCGAGTCGAAAATTCTGGCCAACCTGCTTCAATTCCGCGAAGTGAATATCACCAAGATCATGACCCCGCGTCCGGTCTTGTTCCGGGTTGAAGCCGAGCAGCCGATCAACGAGTTTCTCTCTCAGCACAAGGACAGCCCGTTTTCGCGGCCACTGGTCTATAGCGAGCAGAAGGATAATATCCTCGGCTTTGTCCACCGCCTGGAGCTGTTCGCCGAAAGTCAGGCCGGACGCGGCAACAATGAACTCGGTACCCTGATGCGCCCGCTGCCGGTGGTGCTCAATACTGTCAGCGTCCCCAAAGCGTTCGAGCAGCTGATGAAAGAGCGCTCGCAACTGGTTCTGGTGGTCGATGAATACGGTACGGTTCAGGGTCTGGTGACCATGGAAGATATCTTTGAACACCTGGTCGGCGAAGAGATTGTCGATGAGGCCGATAAGAACACCGACATGCAGCAGCTGGCGTTCCAGCGCTGGGAGCGATGGAAGAAGCTCCATGGCGTGATTGAAAGCAAGGACGACGAGGCCTAA
- a CDS encoding uracil-DNA glycosylase family protein — MASQQLDNLLDQIRRCEICKDHLPLGPRPVIQAASSARLMIVGQAPGTRVHATGIPWNDPSGDRLRTWLALDRDTFYDPRQIAIMPMGLCYPGKGKSGDLPPRPECAPQWHPQVWPLLPAIGMTLLVGQYAQQRYLPDKPKTLTETVRAWRQWAPRYIPMPHPSPRNTLWLKKNPWFEAEVVPYIREYVHQHLGIAEG, encoded by the coding sequence ATGGCATCGCAACAACTTGATAACCTGTTGGATCAAATACGCCGCTGCGAGATCTGCAAGGATCATCTCCCGCTCGGCCCACGACCGGTGATCCAGGCCGCGAGCAGCGCCAGGCTGATGATTGTCGGCCAGGCGCCGGGAACCCGGGTCCATGCCACCGGGATCCCGTGGAACGATCCGAGCGGTGATCGGCTGCGCACCTGGCTGGCGCTGGATCGGGACACCTTCTACGATCCCCGACAAATCGCCATCATGCCGATGGGGCTATGCTATCCGGGCAAAGGCAAATCCGGCGACCTGCCGCCGCGGCCGGAATGCGCGCCGCAGTGGCACCCGCAGGTGTGGCCGCTGCTGCCGGCGATCGGGATGACCCTGCTGGTCGGTCAGTATGCCCAGCAGCGCTACCTCCCGGACAAGCCTAAAACCCTGACCGAAACCGTCAGAGCCTGGCGTCAATGGGCGCCGCGTTATATCCCGATGCCCCATCCCTCACCGCGCAACACGTTGTGGCTGAAGAAAAACCCGTGGTTTGAAGCCGAAGTGGTGCCCTATATCCGCGAATACGTCCACCAGCACCTGGGGATTGCCGAGGGATAA
- a CDS encoding D-2-hydroxyacid dehydrogenase, with the protein MHKVLIISKQQPRYHQRLSAAQLPGLHLTDVPDEAEIVLADPPLVAPMLADLPALCWMQSTFAGIDALMQPELRQDYQLTNIRGHFGPLIAEYVLGYTLDYTRHLSQYRRQQRRGQWQPLPYTSLATRTLVILGTGSIGTHLAGVAKAMGMTVVGVNRSGRAEPAHFDRIYPLTQLTDALAQADVLVSTLPATPQTDRLLNRDSLSHCRETLVFNVGRGNSLCETGLLAAINAGQVAHAFLDVFNQEPLPPHHPFWQHPQITVTPHIAAESFPEQVFETFRDNYLRYTQQQPLHHLINFEHGY; encoded by the coding sequence ATGCACAAGGTACTAATCATCTCGAAACAACAGCCGCGCTATCACCAACGCCTCAGCGCAGCGCAACTGCCCGGGCTTCATCTCACCGACGTCCCGGATGAAGCCGAGATTGTCCTGGCCGACCCGCCTCTGGTCGCTCCGATGCTCGCCGACTTGCCTGCGCTGTGCTGGATGCAGTCGACCTTTGCCGGGATCGATGCCCTGATGCAACCCGAGCTGCGCCAGGACTATCAGCTCACCAATATCCGCGGCCATTTCGGACCACTGATCGCCGAATATGTGCTGGGCTATACCCTGGACTATACCCGCCACCTGAGCCAGTACCGCCGGCAGCAACGCCGCGGCCAGTGGCAGCCCCTGCCCTACACATCACTCGCTACGCGCACCCTGGTCATCCTCGGGACCGGCTCAATCGGCACCCATCTTGCTGGCGTCGCAAAAGCCATGGGGATGACCGTGGTTGGCGTCAATCGCAGCGGGCGTGCCGAGCCGGCGCATTTTGACCGCATCTACCCACTCACGCAACTGACCGACGCGCTGGCGCAGGCCGATGTCCTGGTCTCCACCCTGCCGGCAACCCCGCAGACTGATCGGCTGCTCAACCGTGACAGCCTGAGCCATTGCCGTGAGACGCTTGTCTTTAACGTCGGACGCGGCAACAGCCTCTGCGAAACCGGCCTACTGGCCGCAATTAATGCCGGACAGGTTGCCCATGCTTTTCTGGATGTGTTCAACCAAGAGCCACTGCCACCGCATCATCCGTTCTGGCAGCACCCGCAGATCACCGTCACCCCGCATATTGCCGCCGAAAGCTTCCCCGAGCAGGTGTTCGAGACATTCCGGGACAACTATCTGCGCTATACCCAACAGCAGCCACTGCATCATCTGATCAATTTCGAGCACGGCTACTAA
- a CDS encoding YjaG family protein, translated as MLKNPVQLRLEKLEPWQHITFMVSLCERMYPNYAFFCRETEFADAQKYRLILDSIWEILTVKSAKIDFEKQLEKLEELVPSADDYDLYAVNPAIDACMALADLLHALLDRDLMLETLEKLSSLSAETVADLEFAQTGEAVTNDNQKGNEAVCAEWDMQWAIFRALKEAEKRDIELIKGLRKELREDAISNLGIAL; from the coding sequence ATGCTAAAGAATCCTGTTCAGCTTCGTCTAGAAAAATTAGAGCCCTGGCAACACATTACCTTTATGGTTTCGCTGTGCGAGCGGATGTATCCGAACTATGCGTTTTTCTGCCGGGAAACTGAGTTTGCCGATGCCCAGAAATACCGCCTGATCCTCGATAGCATCTGGGAGATCCTGACGGTGAAGTCGGCCAAGATCGACTTTGAAAAGCAGCTGGAAAAGCTCGAAGAGCTGGTTCCGAGTGCTGACGACTACGATCTGTATGCGGTGAACCCGGCCATCGATGCCTGTATGGCGCTGGCAGATCTGCTTCATGCGCTGCTGGATCGCGATCTGATGCTGGAGACCCTGGAGAAGTTGAGCTCCCTGTCGGCGGAGACCGTGGCGGATCTGGAATTTGCCCAGACCGGGGAAGCGGTGACGAATGACAACCAGAAAGGCAATGAAGCCGTGTGTGCCGAGTGGGACATGCAGTGGGCGATTTTCCGGGCCCTGAAAGAAGCGGAGAAGCGGGACATTGAACTGATCAAAGGTCTGCGTAAAGAATTGCGTGAAGATGCAATCAGCAACCTGGGCATTGCGCTGTAA
- the hupA gene encoding nucleoid-associated protein HU-alpha, with protein MNKTQLIDLIAEKADLSKAQAKIALESTLDGIADALKEGDQVQLIGFGTFKVNHRAARTGRNPQTGQEIQIAAANVPAFVAGKALKDSVK; from the coding sequence ATGAACAAGACCCAACTGATTGACCTGATCGCTGAAAAGGCAGATCTTTCTAAAGCTCAAGCGAAAATCGCCCTGGAGTCGACTCTGGACGGTATTGCTGACGCGCTGAAGGAAGGTGACCAGGTTCAACTAATTGGCTTTGGTACATTTAAAGTAAACCACCGTGCTGCGCGCACTGGCCGTAACCCACAAACGGGTCAGGAAATCCAAATCGCTGCAGCAAACGTTCCTGCATTTGTCGCAGGTAAAGCACTGAAAGACTCAGTGAAATAA
- the brnQ gene encoding branched-chain amino acid transport system II carrier protein yields the protein MLSARNIAALGFMTFAMYLGAGNLIFPPFLGYQAGEHLIEGMMGFLLTGVGLPALALVMVALVGGSDNLTTVLPRPLATSFWVMVFIVIGPAFVIPRAITVAYQFSFAPFVGESALIPFSLIFCLATVMFALYPGKLVDTLGKWLTPVLLLILVVMAGVAWWSPAGALSAATGPYVSGALAEGLTQGYMTMDALGSIGFGWIIFRAIQSMGVSCPKATAKYTLIAALMYAIAMALVYISLAYIGATSVHDGQAYSNGGEILTAFTTARFGLFGTLLLGVVMVLACLTTAIGVTTAGSEFYSRTFTPVSYRGCVWVTMGVSALVANIGLDQLLAITLPAVVALHPVAIALLMIAPLRRFLSPVGVVGTVATALVFGALDALHILGGMPAELQAVLSRELPLYGYYAGWVVPTALMLSAAVVAKQLKSRGLAVAVDRSRG from the coding sequence ATGTTAAGTGCACGCAACATCGCCGCTTTGGGCTTTATGACTTTTGCCATGTACCTGGGTGCTGGCAACCTGATTTTCCCCCCGTTTCTGGGCTACCAGGCCGGAGAGCATCTGATCGAAGGCATGATGGGGTTCCTGCTGACCGGGGTTGGCCTGCCGGCACTTGCCTTGGTGATGGTCGCGCTGGTCGGCGGCTCGGATAACCTGACCACAGTGCTGCCGCGTCCGCTGGCCACCAGTTTCTGGGTGATGGTCTTTATCGTCATTGGCCCGGCGTTTGTGATCCCGCGGGCCATTACGGTCGCCTATCAGTTCAGCTTTGCCCCTTTCGTCGGGGAGTCTGCCCTGATCCCGTTCTCGCTGATCTTCTGTCTGGCGACAGTGATGTTCGCCCTGTATCCCGGCAAGCTGGTCGATACCCTGGGGAAATGGCTGACCCCGGTGCTGCTGCTGATCCTGGTGGTGATGGCGGGTGTGGCCTGGTGGTCGCCAGCCGGTGCGCTGAGCGCGGCAACCGGACCGTATGTCTCCGGCGCCCTGGCGGAGGGGCTGACCCAGGGCTATATGACCATGGACGCCTTGGGCTCGATTGGCTTCGGCTGGATCATCTTCCGGGCAATCCAGAGTATGGGGGTCAGCTGCCCGAAAGCGACGGCTAAATATACCCTGATTGCTGCGCTGATGTATGCCATCGCCATGGCGTTGGTCTATATTTCCCTGGCCTACATCGGGGCCACCAGTGTTCATGACGGCCAGGCATACAGCAACGGCGGTGAAATCCTGACGGCCTTTACCACGGCGCGATTCGGCCTGTTCGGCACCCTGCTGCTGGGTGTAGTGATGGTGCTGGCGTGTCTGACCACCGCGATTGGGGTTACGACGGCGGGCAGTGAGTTCTACAGCCGGACCTTCACCCCAGTGTCGTATCGGGGCTGTGTCTGGGTCACCATGGGGGTCTCGGCGCTGGTGGCCAATATCGGTTTGGATCAGTTGCTGGCGATCACCTTGCCGGCGGTGGTTGCGCTGCACCCGGTCGCCATTGCCCTGCTGATGATTGCGCCGCTGCGCCGCTTCCTGTCACCGGTTGGTGTGGTTGGCACCGTGGCGACGGCGTTGGTTTTCGGCGCCCTGGATGCACTGCATATTCTCGGCGGCATGCCGGCTGAGCTACAGGCAGTGCTGAGCCGCGAACTACCCTTGTACGGCTATTATGCGGGCTGGGTGGTGCCGACCGCTTTGATGCTGAGTGCCGCGGTGGTTGCCAAACAGCTGAAAAGCCGGGGGCTTGCGGTTGCGGTCGATCGGTCGCGAGGCTAA